The Candidatus Hydrogenisulfobacillus filiaventi sequence CCGCCACGCTCCTCGCCTACAGCGTCGCATCCGTCTACTATGTGGGGGCGCTGTACGACCTCCGGCGGGCGGCGGGCGCGGAGCGGGCGACGGCGGCCGGATGGGCGGCCCAGACCTTATGGCTGGGACACCGGGCGTGGGTGCTCCAGGGATTTCCGGCGGTCACCCTCTATGACTGGGTGACCTTTTTCACATGGTTGATGGTGGGCGGTTTTCTGGCCCTGGCGTGGGCGGGGCGGCGGGGGGACGCCTGGACCCCGCGCCGCAGCCACATCGGCAGCTTCCTGGTGCCGGTGCTGACCCTGCTGGAGCTGGCGGCCCAACTGCTGTTTACGGGGCCGGCCAGCCCGTTCCGCCGCTACCCGGCCTGGCTGCCCACCCACATCTTCCTGGTCACCCTGGGCGACGCGGCCTTTCTTCTGGCCGCGGTGGCCGGTACCATGTATGTGGAAAAGGAGCGGGAGCTCAAACACAAGCGCCTGCGCGTCTTCTATTACGAACTGCCCCCGCTGGAGGTGCTGGACGCCTGGGGGGCGCGGCTGGTGACGGCCGGGGTGGTGCTGTTCCTGGCCGGCATGGTGGTGGGGGCCATCGGCTCCAAGGCCGATTACGGCAGCTACTGGAACTGGAACCCCAAGGAAACCTGGTCCCTGGTCAGCTGGAGCGCCTACCTGGCCTACCTGGGCCTGCGCCGGTTCGCCGGCTGGCGCGGCTACCGGCCGGCGGTGTGGTCGATGGTGGCCTTCCTGCTGGTGGTGGCCAACGTGTTCGCGGTGAGCCTCCTGTTCCCTGGGGACCACGCCTACAACATCTGAACCGGAAGGGGGCCCCAAGGTGGCGGAGATGCTGGTCATCGGCAGCCGCGGCAGCCCCTTGGCCTTGAAGCAGACGGAGATGGTAGCGGCGGCGCTGGCCGCGGCGGGGGTGCCCACCCGGGTGGAGGTGGTGCACACCGAGGGGGACCGCGTGCTGGACCGCCCCTTGAGCGCCCTGGGCAGTGTGGGCGTGTTCGCCGGCGAGCTGGAGTCGGCCCTGGCGGCGGGGCGGGTGGACCTGGCGGTGCACTCCCTGAAGGATCTGCCCGCCCAGCTGGCTCCCGGCCTGATGCTGGGGGCGCTGCTGGAGCGGGAGGATCCCCGCGATGTGTTGCTGTCCCGGGTGGCGGACCTGGAGGACCTGCCCCCCGGCGCCCGGATCGGCACCTCCAGCCTGCGCCGCACCGCCTTCCTCCGCCACCGGCGCCCCGACCTCGTGGTGGTGCCGGTGCGGGGCAACCTGGGCACCCGGCTGCGCAAGTGGCGGGAGGAGGGTTGGGAGGCCCTGACCCTGGCGGCGGCCGGGCTTTTGCGCATGGAACTGGGGGACCTCATCCGCCAGTACCTGGATCCCTGGTGGATGGTGCCCGCCCCCGGCCAGGGGGTGATCGCGGTCGAGGTGCGGGCGGCCGATACCCGGGTGCGGGAGCTGGTGGCGGGTCTGGACCATGCCCCCACCCGCCGGCAGGTGGAGGCGGAGCGGGCGGTACTGGCGGCGGTGGGGGCCGGCTGCCAGATGCCGCTCGGCGCCTATGCCCGCTGGCGGGAGGATGGGAGGCTGGAGGTGGCGGGGCAGGCGGCCTCCCCCGACGGTCGCCGGCTGCTGCGTGCGGAACGGGCCGGCCCGCCGGAGGCGGCGGCCGCCCTGGGGGAGGCAGTGGGCCGGGCCCTGCTGGATCAGGGGGCCCGGGACCTGCTGAATCCGGCATGACAGGGCGGCCGCAGCGGCGGGTGAGCTGGGTGGGCACCGGGCCCCTGCCCGGTTCGGTGGCCGCAGCCGGGGCCGCCCGCCTGGCGGAGGCCCGAAGCGTGCTGCCCTGGCCGGGCCTGGACCCCATCCCCTGGCTGAGTTGGGCGCCGGAGGCGGCTTGGCGGCTGCCGGAGGCCTGGGACCCAGAGGCCCCGGTGCCGGGGGTGCGGCTGGTGCCGTGGTGGGCGCCGGTGGCGGCCCTCCAGCGGGAATGGGCGGCGGCCCGGGTGGCGGGGGTGGAGCCGGAGTGGATTCCCGGCCCGGCCGTCTGGGCGGAGCTGGCGGCGGTGGCGGGCCCCGAGGCGCTGCCGGCGGTGACGGCGGAGGCAGGGGCCGGTCCGCTGCCCGGGCCCGGGGTGCCGGACCTGGGGATGACGGTGGAGGAGCCCGGGGCGGCCGCCCGTCTGCTGGCGGCGGGGTGGGCCCCCGGCACACCGGTGACGGTCTACCAGGCCGACGGCCGCAGCCTCACCTGGACCCCGGCGGTGCTGGAGACGGTTGAGGCCCTGGGCACCCCGGCCGCCTGGCGGCTGGGCCGGGGGGCGGCTGCCGGCGGTCGGCGCTGGCCCCGCATCTGGTTCCTGCGCGAACCCCCCGCGCCGGCGGTGCTGGAGGCGGTCCGGGAGCGGGGGGTGGTGCCGGTGGTGGCGCCGGTGAGCGCCACCGCCCCCGCCCCCGACCCGGCGGCGGTGATGGCCATGGTGACGGAGCTGGACCGCTACGCCTGGGTGGTCTTCACCTCGCGGACGGCGGTGGAGGCCTTCGCGGCCGCCCTAAGCGGGGCGGGGGCGGACATCCGGCGCCTGACCGCGCGGGTGGCGGTGGTGGGCGCGGAAACCGCCCGTGCCCTGCGCACCCGCTTGCACCTGGAGCCGGACCTGGTGGCGACCGACCCCCGGCAGGAGGGGCTGGTGGCGGAGCTGGTGCCCCGGATCGGGGCGGGGGAGCGGGTGCTGCTGCCGGGCGGCGACCTCAACCGGCCCGGGCTGGCGGACGCGATCCGGGCCCGCGGGGGCCGGGCGGAACCGGTCGTGCTCTACCGCACCGTCCCCCGGCGGCTGCCCGCCCTGCTGGCCAAGGCCCTGGCCGAGGGCGGGGTGGACGGGCTGGTGGTGACCGCCCCCTCCAGCCTGCAGCATCTGCTGGAGGCCCTGGACGCCGACGGCCGGGCCGGCCTCGAGCAGGTGGCGATTGCCAGCATCGGGCCCACCACCACCCGGGCCCTGCTGGAGGCGGGGCTGCGGCCGGCGGTGGAGACGGCGCGCCCCTCGGTGGCGGCCCTGGCGGAGGCCCTGGCGGACCGGCTGGTGCGGGCTTAGGGCCCGGGAAAGGAGGATGCCCATGTTTCCGGTGGAACGCCCCCGCCGCCTGCGGCAGACGGAGGCCCTGCGGGCCATGGTGCGGGAGACGCACTTGGCCGTGGATCAGCTCATCTACCCCCTGTTTGTGCGGCCCGGGCAGGGGGTGAAGCACCCGGTGACCTCCATGCCCGGGGTCTACCAGTGGTCGCCTGACACCCTGGTGGAGGAGGTGGGCCGGGCGCGGGAGGTGGGGGTCAACCGCTTCCTGCTGTTCGGGGTTCCCTCCCACAAGGATGCGGTGGGTTCGGAGGCCTACGACGAGAACGGCATTGTCCAGGTGGCCCTGCGCACCTTGAAGCGCGCCTACCCGGACGCCGTGCTCATCGCCGACCTCTGTCTGTGCGAATACACCGACCACGGCCACTGCGGGCTCATCGACCCCGAGAGCCAGGAGGTGCTGAACGACCCGACCCTGGACCTGCTGGCGCGCACCGCGGTGGTGCAGGCGCAGGCGGGGGCGGACATCGTGGCCCCTTCCGACATGATGGACGGCCGGGTGGGGGCCATCCGCCGCGCCCTGGACGGGGCGGGTCTCAACCACACCCCCATCCTGTCCTACGCCGTCAAGTACGCCTCCGCCTTCTACGGGCCCTTCCGGGAGGCAGCGGAGAACGCCCCCCAGTTCGGGGACCGGCGCAGCTACCAGATGGACCCTGCCAACCGCCGCGAGGCGGCGCGGGAAGCGGGTCTGGATGTGGCGGAGGGGGCCGACCTGTTGCTGGTCAAGCCCGCCCTGCCCTACCTGGATGTGTTGGCCGACGTGGCCGCCGCCAGTCCGGTGCCGGTGGGTGCCTACCAAGTTTCGGGCGAATATGCCATGATCAAGGCGGCCAGCCTGAACGGGTGGCTGGATGAGGAGCGCACGATGATGGAAAGCCTGACCGCTATCCGCCGGGCCGGAGCCGCCTTTATCGTCACCTACTTCGCACCGGAGGTGGGGCGGCGGCTCCGGCTGGGGTAGCGGCCATCCCGGAGGGGGTGGAGAAATGCCCGACGTCACGCGTCCCTCCCGGTCCCGTGAGCCCGAGAACCTGTCGGTGGCGCTGTTTGAGATCAATGCCGACAGCGCCTTCCGGGACCACCGGCGGGAGGTGCTCGATTCCAGCCTGGGCCTGGTGGAGGAGGATGCCCCCCTGCATCCGCCCCGCCGGCGGCCCGTCCACTAGGGGAAGAAACCGGCCCCTGCCGGCGGCCGCCCGTCCCGGGACGGGCGGCCGTCCTGTGCCCGGGGCGGAGGAGGAGACCGTGGGGGAGATTGCGGAGCGCCGGCAGCTGCCGGCGGTGCAGCGGCTGATGGAGGCGGTGCAGCGGCAGGCGCCGGACCTGCCCCGGCACTGGGTGCACCGCGGGGTGGCGGAGACCCTGGAGGCGGCGCGGCGGCGGCTGGAGGCCGGCGGGCGGCTCACCGAGGAGGCCCTGGCCGCGGAGGCCGTAGGCCGGGCCCGGGCCCTGGACCGTCCCCACCTGCGGCCGGTGATCAACGCCACCGGCGTGCTCATCCATACCAACCTGGGCCGATCGCCCCTGCCGGCGGATATCATGGCCCACGTGGCGGCGGTGGCGGCGGGCTACTCCACCCTCGAGTTCGACCTCGAGGCCGGGCGGCGGGGCTCCCGTCATGACCATGTAGCGGGCCTGCTGGCGGAGGTGAGCGGGGCGGAGGCGGCGCTGGTGGTCAATAACAACGCCGCCGCCGTGCTGCTGGCCCTCTCCACCCTGGCGGCCGGGCGGGAGGTGGTGGTCTCGCGCGGGCAGCTGGTGGAGATCGGGGGCTCCTTCCGGGTGCCGGAGGTGATGGCGCAGTCGGGCGCCATCCTGCACGAGGTAGGGGCCACCAACAAGACCCACCTGGCGGATTACGAGCGGGGCATCAACGAACGCACGGCCCTTCTGCTTAAGGTTCACACCTCCAACTTCCGCGTGCTGGGTTTCACCGCCCAGGTGCCGACCGCGCAGCTGGTGGGCCTGGCCCGCCGCCACGGGCTGCCGGTGATGGAGGACCTGGGCAGCGGCGTGCTGCTGCCTCTTACCCTGGATGGCTACACCGAGCCCCAGGTGCAAGAAGTGGTGGCGGCCGGGGTGGATGTGGTCACCTTCTCCGGGGACAAGCTCCTGGGCGGACCCCAGGCAGGGGCGGTGGTGGGCCGCCGGGATCTGATCGCGGCCATGAAACGCCATCCCCTGGCGCGCGCGGTGCGGGTGGACAAGATGACCCTGGCTGCGCTGGAGCTGGTCCTGCGCCGCTATGTGGAAGGACGGGCGGAGGAGCTGCCCCTCTGGCAGATGCTGCACGCCGATCCGGAAGGCCTGCGCCGGCGGGCGCGCCGGCTGGCCGCCCGCATCCGGGGGGTGACGGGCGCCGCCGCCCGGGTGGGTGTCGTGCCTGACCAGTCCCAGGTGGGCGGGGGATCCATGCCCGCCACCCGCCTGCCGACCTGGGTGGTGACGGTGGAACCGCTGGCGGCTTCCGCGGAGGCCTGGGAGGCGGCCCTGCGGGCGGGGGAACCGCCGGTGATCGCCCGGGTGCAGCATGGCGCCCTCCGCTTCGACCCCCGCACCCTGTTGCCCGGGCAGGACCGGCAGCTGCCGGCGGTGCTAGCCGCCGCCTGGGCGCCCTGGCTGACCCCGGGCATGGCCGACGGGGACGAGCATAAGGTGTAACGGGCGGGGGTCCGGCACGGCCCGCCCCAGCACCCGGCGAGGGGGGAGTGCCGTGAAGCGGCCCGTGGGCACCCTGTTGTTGCTGATCCTGGTGGGCGCACGCCTGCTGCTGGCACCCGAACGGGGCGCAGGCACGGGAACGGGGGGCAACTGGGTCCGGCTGGATCCCCGGCCCGCCCGCCTGGTGGTGTCCGGCGGTCAGCCCTACCTGGTGCCGGGACCCGCCGGGGGAGCCCTGCGCCTGGTGCCCACTGCGGCCGTTATCCGCGCCCGCCCTGCTCCCGCGGCATCCCAGCTGCGGCCGATGCCCTCGGGTCGCGGTTACTGGGCGGTAACGGTGGCCAGCGGCGGGCGCCTGCTGGGCCCGGCGGCCGCCTGCCCCGGGCACAACCTGGTGGCGGTGGCCCCCCGCGGCGCGGGCAGCTGGTGGCTGGACCCCGGCACCGGACAGGTCTACCCGGGACGGGGCGTGGCCCCAGCGCCGGCTCCGCTGCCAGTCCGGGGCGTGAGCCGGGTGCAGTGGGCCCCGGACGGGCATGCGGCGGCGCTGGTGGGGCAGGGAACAGCCGGCTCCGGCGTCTACCTGTGGGACGGGGGCGGACGCCTGCGGCTGGTCCGTCCGCTGGCGGGGCGGGTCGGGGTACGCGGGCTCGGGTTCACCCGTGATGACGGGCTTCTGGTGGCGGGTGCCGACGGGCGGGTGTGGCGGCAGGGCCGTTCCCTGCCGCTGCCGGGCGGGGAGGCCGCCTGGGTGTCGCGGGCGGCGGACGCCGCCGCCGTACAGCGCGGGCAGCGCCTGTGGGTCTGGCAGGATGGCCGCCGCTGGCAGGTGGGGCTGGCGCGCGGGTGGAAGCTCCAGGGCCCGGTGCGCTTCGGGCGTGGCCAGGCGCTGGCGGCCCTGGTGGTGGGCCCCGACCACCGCCTGCGGTTGTTGGTGGCGCAGGGCCCCAGCCGTTGGGAGGTAGGCCTGCCCGCCCGGGCGCAGGCCGAGGTCCTGGGCTGGATCGGGGGCCATTGGGTCCTGGTGTCCACCGCCCGCGGCGTCTATGCGTGGTGGAGCGGGCAGTAGGTGCCGGCTTTTTCCGGCCGGTAGCAGCGCGAAACCCATTGACGGGAGTCCGGGCACGATGCTACAATCACACTCGCGTCCACCGCAAGGCAGCGGGCGAATAGCTCAGCGGTAGAGCACCGCCCTTACAAGGCGGGGGTCACAGGTTCGAGCCCTGTTTCGCCCACCAGGGAGATTGTCGGAGGCGTGGTGTAGCCGGCCTAACACGCGTGCCCGTCACGCACGAGATCACGGGTTCGAATCCCGTCGCCTCCGCCATTTTTTTCGCCGCGGTAGCTCAGCCGGTAGAGCAGAGGACTGAAAATCCTCGTGTCGGCGGTTCGAGTCCGCCCTGCGGCACCACGGGAACCCCGCAAGCGACCAGGCTTGCGGGGTTCATCAGTTTTGCGGGGCTGGGGTTCGGCGGGCCGCCCGGCTGGGAATCCGCGGGGCCGCCCGGTGGCCGGCCACGCCCCATCTCCTGTCAGGCAGCCGGCGCCGCGTCCGCGGCCGGCTGGTCCGGACGGCCGGGGGAGGGACCGGGCATCGGGTCCTTTCCCGGCATTCGTCACCATCCGACAGACAACCTGTCGCTGCCGGGAGTACGGTGAGGAAAAAGCGCGGGCAGGGAACACCGATGCAGGAACAGGAGCTGTGGGTAGCGCTCCGGGGAGCGGCCCGGCGGAGCGGGCCGGTCATCGTCCGGGCCCTGGCCCACCAGGTGGTGCTGGATACCTGGATGAACGGGGAGGTGGAGGAGGACGTCACCTTCGAGGCCGACGGGATCCTGACCGCGGCCACCGCCCGCTGGGCGCGGCGGGCGCAGGAGGCCGGCGCCGTCTTCCCCGGTTATCCCATGGCGGCGGCCTACGTGGAGGCGGTGTTTTCGGACCTTCTGACCGGGACGGCGCTGTATGCTGCCCAGCAGCGCAGCGGCCGGCCCAGGGTGACCGCCCGGGATGCCCAGGCGGCGGTCGAGCGGCTGACCGCCTGGCTGGAGGGGGAGGCGGAGGGACTGACCGCAGCCGGCCGCTATCATGGCGTCATCGCCCTGCACGAGGACCTCAACGCCCTGGCCTATTACGGCCGGGTGCCGCAGGAGGACTTCCTGCTCGGCACCCGTCACCGGCCATGGTCGGACCGGCTGTTGACCCCGGAGTTCGCGGTCTACCGGCAGGCCGGGCTGGTGGCCACAGTGGCCGACGGCAGCGGCGACTGGGTGGAGTTGACCGACCGGGGGCGGACGCTGCTGGCGGACCTGCGCTCGGTGCTGGAGGAAGCCGGCGAGTTCGCCTGGCGGGCCAACGCGCAGCGCTGGGTCATCTTCGGGGAGACGGACTATGACGCTGTGTACCATCGGGTGCTGCCCACCATCAACGCGGACACCCGGGCCTTCCTGGACAGCCTGCCGCTGACGGCAGGGGCCCAGGTGCTGGAAGTGGGGGCGGGCACGGGACGGGTGACCTTTGACTTGGGGCTGGCCGACCGGGTAGCGGCGGTGGGCGGGCGCCTGACGGTGGTGGAGCCCTCCGCGGCCCTCCTGCGGGTGCTGCGGCAGAAGCAGGCGGCCCACCCCCGTATGCCGGTGGCGCTGGTGCAGGGGGTGGCGGAGGCGCTGCCGTTTGCGGACGACAGCTTCGACCTGGTGATAGGGGTGGCCATGCTGCACTTCACCGAGGTCGAGCAGGCGCTCCGGGAGCTGGCCCGGGTGACGCGGCCGGGGGGATGGGTGGCGACCGCCAACTCCGACGGGCGCAACGACGTGCTCGCCATCCCGATGGTGGCCAGCTGGTTCCGCCCGCTCATCGATCTGGCGGCCAAACTGGGGGTGCCGCCCGGGGAGCGGCAGGGGGTGCCGCGGGAGCGGGTGGAGGCGGCTTACGCCGCGGCCGGCCTGGTGGACCTCACCACCACCGTCCGTGCCGGCTGGATGTCGGCCGAGGACCCCGACGCGTTCCTCGCGTTTGTGCTGCGGGGCGGTGCCTTCTTCCAGAATGTGCTGGCCCGGATTCCCTACCGCGAGCGCTGGGCGCTCCTGCAGCGGCTGGCCCGGGAGGGGCCGGCGTGGCGGGCCCGGACCCAGCCGGAGGAGCAGCGGGCGGCGGGGGCGGGCTATATCGTCCTGGGGCGCAAGCCAGCGGGCCGGACGTCCCTCCGCCGTTCAGTTGGTTGATTCTCGGGAGGCGCCTTACTTTTCGCCCGCGTTCGACAGGACGGCGGCGCCGCTTGCACTATGCTCAGGCCGTAACCTATCCACCATGGTGTTACGGGCGGTGAGGCATGGACGCAACCCGGGATGGCTACCGGCTGCTGCTGGAGGGCATGGAACGCGTCGGGCCCCTGATCCGGGAGGCCCTGGCCCGGGAGGTGGTCCTGGCAACGTGGGGGAGCGGGGAGCAGGAGGCGGTGATGACGGCCGCGGCAGGGGCTCAGCTGGCGGCCGCGGTGGCCGGCTGGTCCCGGGCGGTGACCGCAGCGCGGGTGGTGTTCCCGGGCGCGGTTCTGGGCGGGGACGATGTGCCGGCCATGCTGCGGGACCTCCTCACCGGCACCGCCCGCCAGCGCCTCGCCCGCCATCATGCCCCCCGGCAGGTGGAGCCCGGGCACATCCGGGAGGCGCTGGACCGGGTAGGGGGGTTTGTGGCCGAGCACGGCTGGACCGCGTTGGCCCGGTATTACCTCGTCATCAGCCTGCACGAGGACCTGAATGCCCTGGCCTATTACGGTCGCATGTCGGAGGCGGCGTTTCTTTGGGGCACCCTCCACCGGCCGTGGTCGGCCCTCAACCTGGGTCCGCAGCTGCGGCGCTACCGGCAGGCGGGGCTGGTGCGCCGCGTGGCGGACGCCCCGGCCCCGGCGCTGGAGCTGACCTCCCGCGGGCATGTGGTGCTGGAACGCCTGCGGGCGGTGCTGGACGCGGCGGGGGAGACCGCATGGCGCGCCAACCTCCAGCGGGAGGTCCTGCTCGTGGACGGCACCGATTACGATCGGGCCCTGTATCGCGTGTTTCCGGAGAGCGACGCCTTCCTGGAGGCCTTCTGCCGGCAGCTGCCGCTGCCGGCGGGGGCGCAGGTGCTGGAGGTGGCGGCCGGCGCCGGGCGCCTCACTTTCGACGCCGGCCTGGCCGGGCGGGTCGCGGCCGCCGGCGGGCGGCTGGTGGCAGTGGAGTCCCTGGCCCCCCTACGCGAACGGCTGGAGGCCAAGCGGCGCATCCGGGGGGCGGCCGGGCTGGATGTAGTGGCGGGGGAGGCCGAGCGGCTGCCGTTTCCGGATGGCAGCTTCGACCTGGTAGTGTCGGCGGCGCCCCATGCCTTCGCAGACCTCGGGCGGGCGGTGGGGGAGATGGTGCGGGTCAGCCGGTCCGGCGGCAGCGTTCACCTGGCCAATCCCCAGGGGGATGCCGGGGCGGTGCCGTTGGTGGCCGTCTGGTTCCGTCCGCTGGCGCGCCTGGCTGAACGGGCCGGGAGCCCGGGCGCCGAACGGCCCGGGCTGCCCCCGGGCCGGCTGGCGGAGGCCTTGCGGCAGGCCGGTCTCCGGGCCGTGCGCGTCCGCACCGTGCCCGGACGGGTGCGGGCGGCGGATGCGGCCGCCTTCCTCACCGTGGCGCTGCGCAGCGGGCACCTGACCCGCAGCCTGCTGGCCCGCATGCCGGTCCAGGAGCGCCAAGACCTGCTGCGGCGGCTGGTGGCGGAGGGCCGCCGGCTGGCGGCGGTGACCCCGGCGGCGGAGCAGGAGGCGGCAGTTGTGCGGGAAATGGTGTGCGGCCGGCGGCCCTGACGGGAGCCTGTCCGGCGGGAAGGATGGGGTGATGTGGGGATGGGGACGCAGCAGACCGGTCACCGGCCGGCGGCGTGGAAGCTGCGGGTGAGCGCGGCCGGGACCATCCTGGCCCTGCTGACGGTGCTGGTGGCGTGGCAGGTCGCGCCGGGCCGCTACCTGGGCCAGCCCCTGCTGCCGGGCTGGCACGGCTGGACCTGGAAGGGCGGGGTCACGGTCGCCTTCCTGGCCGCCTTCTGGCTGAGCCTCAGGGTGCCGGTGCGGGAACAGCCGCTCTGGCTGCGCCGGTTGCACCGCCTGGTGTGGTGGGCCATGCTGGGGGGGATGGTGACTTATCTGCTGCCCCCTCTGCTCCGATAGGGATCAGGCGGGCGGGGGCACGGCCAGGACGACCTTGCCGGTATTGCGGTCCGCCTCCAGGTAGCGGTGGGCCGCAGCCGCCTCCGCCAGGGGGAAGACCCGGTCCACCACCGGCCGCACCCGGCCCGCAGCCAGGAGCGGCAGCCCGTGGCGCCGGAAGGCGGTGACCAGGGCGGCCTTCTCCTCCGGGCGCCGGGAGCGGAGCACGGTGCCGCGCACGGTGAGACGCCGGCGCAGCAGCAGGCCGAGGTCGATCCCGGCCCGGGTGCCGGACAGGGTGCCGATGATCACCAGGGTGCCGCCGGGGGCCAGGACCTCCAGGTTGCCGGCCAGGTAGTCCGCGCCCACGAAGTCCAGCACCGCTGCCACCCCTTCCCCGCCGCTCCAGGCGGCCACCGCCTCCGGGAACGTCTCCTCCCGGCGCAGGATGACGCGATCGGCGCCCAGCTGCCGCACCGCCTCCGCCTTGGCCGGGGTGCCCACGGTGGCCGCCACCCGCATCCCGGCTGCCGCCGCCAGCTGCACGGCGGCGGTGCCGACCCCGGAAGCGGCAGCATGGATGAGCACGCGGTCGCCCAGCCC is a genomic window containing:
- a CDS encoding putative Methyltransferase type 11 (Evidence 3 : Putative function from multiple computational evidences), which encodes MDATRDGYRLLLEGMERVGPLIREALAREVVLATWGSGEQEAVMTAAAGAQLAAAVAGWSRAVTAARVVFPGAVLGGDDVPAMLRDLLTGTARQRLARHHAPRQVEPGHIREALDRVGGFVAEHGWTALARYYLVISLHEDLNALAYYGRMSEAAFLWGTLHRPWSALNLGPQLRRYRQAGLVRRVADAPAPALELTSRGHVVLERLRAVLDAAGETAWRANLQREVLLVDGTDYDRALYRVFPESDAFLEAFCRQLPLPAGAQVLEVAAGAGRLTFDAGLAGRVAAAGGRLVAVESLAPLRERLEAKRRIRGAAGLDVVAGEAERLPFPDGSFDLVVSAAPHAFADLGRAVGEMVRVSRSGGSVHLANPQGDAGAVPLVAVWFRPLARLAERAGSPGAERPGLPPGRLAEALRQAGLRAVRVRTVPGRVRAADAAAFLTVALRSGHLTRSLLARMPVQERQDLLRRLVAEGRRLAAVTPAAEQEAAVVREMVCGRRP
- a CDS encoding membrane protein of unknown function (Evidence 5 : Unknown function): MGMGTQQTGHRPAAWKLRVSAAGTILALLTVLVAWQVAPGRYLGQPLLPGWHGWTWKGGVTVAFLAAFWLSLRVPVREQPLWLRRLHRLVWWAMLGGMVTYLLPPLLR
- a CDS encoding PKS_ER domain-containing protein: MLAVVLTGQGGPEVLSLATVPDPRPGPGEIQIRVAAAGVNRADLLERAGRYPPPAPPPAYPVPGLECAGVVEAVGPGVTAWSPGDRVMALLPGGGYAQRAVVPEGMVLPVPEGVDLLAAGGIPEAFLTAFDALFHLSGAGLGDRVLIHAAASGVGTAAVQLAAAAGMRVAATVGTPAKAEAVRQLGADRVILRREETFPEAVAAWSGGEGVAAVLDFVGADYLAGNLEVLAPGGTLVIIGTLSGTRAGIDLGLLLRRRLTVRGTVLRSRRPEEKAALVTAFRRHGLPLLAAGRVRPVVDRVFPLAEAAAAHRYLEADRNTGKVVLAVPPPA